ATAAAAgtagtgattttcttttctcttttttcttttcttttctttttccttttctttttttctttttgtttgtttgtttgtttgtttgtttgttttttggatttggtttttccgagacagggtttctctgtgtagtcctggctgtcctggaactcactctgtagaccaggctggcctcaaactcagaaatccacctgcctctgcctcccaagtgctaggattacaggcgtgtaccatcactgcccggctaaagcagtgattttcaacctgtgggtcaagaccccttaGGAACGACCCTTTTACAGAGGTCATCCAAGACCACCGGACaccacagatgtttacattatggttcataacagtagcaaagttaccgTTATAAAGTagtaaagaaaatgattttacaGTTGGGGAGTCGccagaacatgaggaactgtattaaagggtcccgcattaggaaagttgagagccactgttttagagaaataaaatgagGAGGCTATTTGGGTAGAGCCCAGCACAGTCTGATTGGTGTCttgcaaagaagaagaagagatgagGAGTCAGGATCCTTAAGGACTCAAGTAAAGGACGGTAATCTTCAAAGCATAAGACCCTGACTTAGAAGAGAGGGGCGTGGGCAGGGctgaaggtgtggctcagtggtagagtgtttaaGCCTGGCATACGTGAGGCCCAAGGTGAAATCCCCAATtcttaacaagaagaaaaacacctCGTCAAGTTTCAGCATCCTGCTGGGTAAATGCCTGGTGCCCACGGAAGTCAGAAGGCAGCGTTGGAACCCACTGAACTGGACTTGTAGACgcttgtgagccaccgtgtgggtgccaGAGATGCaacttgtgtcctctgcaagagtaacaaatgcttttaactactgtgccatctctctagttagagagagagtgagagagagagagagagagagacagagagaggagggagagagagagagagagagagagagagagagagagagagagagagagagaagagggagagagagagagagagggagagcgcaCCCACAGATGATCATTGaagcagctcagcaggtaaaggcgcttgccTCAAAAGTTGTTCCACCCGAGTtgaatccctggaacccacaggaAGACCTGAAGGTCGAAGGGCAAAACTGACTCTACAAAGTTGTCTTGTGATCTCTACATGCTCAACATGCCGTGTACAAGTTCATATACATTctacattcattctctctctctctctctctctctctctctctctctctctctctctctctctctctctgactttctctttctctttctggttctctctctgtctctatctctgtttccttatctctgtctgtctctctctctgtctctctgtctctctgtctctctctctctggctagaGAGAGAGGGCACAGTAGTTAAAAgcttttgttgcttttgcagaggacccaggttctctctctggccccacaccgtgactcacaaccacctgtgagcCTGCTTCCATGGcacccagtgccttcttctgacttccgtGGCCCCAGGCACGAACAtggagcacacacatacaagtaggCAAAGCATTTCAGGCACatcaaataaaactgaaaacaaaggaaGGGAAGCGACTCTGAGATGGTTCTGCAGTTAGGGGCGTTTCTTTCGCCAGGTGGTGGCGGTGACGGcagcgcaggcctttaatcccagcactcaggaaacagaggcagatgatctctgagtttgagatcaggtCTACGGAGCAagtgccaagacagccagggctacacagagaaacctgtctcaaaaacaccaaaaattgattgattgattgattgattgattgattgattgaagcAAACAAAACTAGCAGTGGAAGTTTCTGCCTTGGAGGGCTTTGTGACCTAGGAAGTCATTTCTCTGTGGGATGGGATCACAACACCCCGACTGTACCTATTGTCCTGTACATAGCATAGTTTCCCCAACTGCCTCACACTCGTCTTTGTGCCAGCAATGGTCGTCCatacttgcaatcccacctgtgAGGAAGATCAGGAGTCTAGCGTCATTCTCGGATATACTACCGGGAATCTGGAacatatgagaccctgtctcagaaaaagagaaaaaaaaactcctCCCCCTGTGAGATTGTCATCATGAGAGTCAGAGTCACTGCAGAGTCCAGATTCGGTTTCTGTTCACCCTGAAATGCAGAGTAGACATGGGGGCTGAATCTCTTGTCGGTAGCAGCAGAGACTGTGCTGTTAGAGTAGGTAGGGAGGCAGGAATTGGGGAACAAGAAGGCACTGGGCAAACAGATAGTATCCAGAAGGCCAGCACAGGGATGGAGAGAGCTGGTACCAGGGACCTAAACTCTTACCCACCTCTGATATCCATCCCTGTtacacctgcccctccccctccaggaaCACCCCTGGCACTGAAGCAGCTCCCCAAGCAGTCCACTTCCCTCCGTGGCTTCCTGTACGAGTTCTGCGTGGGCCTCTCACTTGGCACGCATTCCGCCATCGTGGCTGCCTATGGCATTGGCATTGAGTCAGCCAGTTCCTACAGCTTCCTGACAGAACCTGTTCTCCACGGGGACCTCATCACCTTCATCCAGCCCAAGGTGAGTAGGTAGGCCCTGAGCCTGCCTTCATGAGACTTTCCAGCATTTATGGGGAGCTTCAAACAGCACGGACCACAGGAATCATATCTACTGTGTTAAACCCACTTGGTTGGGTCACTTTAGATTTCGTTGACTACGTCCTGTTGAGATTAACCAACACTCGCAAGCTCATAGTCTTCTCTGTGGGAGTTAACAAACTTCATGGGCTCTCTGGGATCCATCAGTTCACACTGGGCCTCACAGATCTTTCCAGGTCACACCAGATGTTCATGCTAGGCCTCAGGGACCTCAGAAGTTCAGAGGCCCACAGGCTCATCCTGCCCCCCAGTAGGCTCAATAAGCTCATAGAACTCACTGGCTCAAAAGTCCTCACAGCTCATAGTAGGACTCAAAGGTTCATAGGACTCACAAGTTCACACTAGACCTCACAGGCCTGAAGTTCTCAAAGGCCTGACAGGCTTACAGCAGGCCTCAGAGACTCCTGGCCCATTCAGGTTCACACAGGACCTCATAGGCCTCACAGGCTCACATCCTCACAGACACACGCTATGCCTCACCAACAACCTTGGTAGTTCACACCTGACAGGCTCACACCAGGCCTCGTAGGCTTCACAGGTTCATAGGGCTCACACCCCCACACAGGCTAACACTAATATTCACACAAGATTTCAGAGGTTTATACTAAGCCTCATAGGCATTACAATCTCAAAGAATTCACAGGCTTCTAAGCCTCAGAAGTTCACGGTAGGCTTCTCGCGGCTCACAGGCCTTGTAGGCCTCCCACAGGTCACAACCCTCACCAGATCCCACAAGGCCTCACAAGGGTCACAAGTCTCACAGACTTACCCAGAGGCCTCACCAAGTCACACCAGGCAGTCCTTACAGGCTTCAGTGGTGTAGCGTATTTGTTGGCCTTTTGAGCTTTTCCCCTGCGGCATCTGCACACGGGGTTGTAAGGAAGCCCTGCCTTTGCATTTTCCCTCAACAGCTGGGGGAGCAGTGTACACTCCTCATCTCTCCTCCCGCAGGTGGGTCTCCCACAGCCAGCAGCCCAGCGCTGTGCGGCCCAACTGGCCTCCGCCCTGGAACACATTCACTCCCGTGGCCTGGTGTACCGGGACTTGAAGCCAGAGAATGTGCTGGTGTGTGACCCAGCCTGCCAGCGTGTCAAGCTGACAGACTTTGGCCACACCCGGCCCCGAGGGACCCTGCTCCGACTCACTGGGCCGCCAATCCCCTACACTGCCCCTGAGCTCTGTGCCCCACCGCCCCTCCCCGAGGGACTACCCATTCAACCTTCCCTGGATGCCTGGGCTCTGGGGGTCCTGATCTTCTGCCTTCTAACTGGCTACTTCCCCTGGGACCAGCCCCTGGTGGAGGTTGACCCTTTCTTTGAGGACTTTCTCATCTGGCAGGCTTCCGGCCAGCCCCAAGACCGACCACAGCCGTGGTATAGCCTGTCACCTGCAGCGGACGCTCTCCTGTGGGGGCTGCTAGATCCTCAGCCCCGGAAGCGGAACCCTGTGAGCTCCGTCAAGAGCTACCTAGGCCAACcctggaagcagagggagggggaggctgaggaactgggaaaggagctgagagaagaTGGGTGGAGAGGTGGACAGGAGGCTGCCAAGGGGGAGCAGCCTGCATGCTGAGACCTGCTTAGCCTGAGCTGCCTGGCTGTGGCCTCTTCTCTGTTTCCCATCTATGTCCCATCTGTCCCGTGTGTTGTCTGTGTCCCTCctttgtgtattcatgtgtgaatTCATGAATGTGCGcacgtgtgtttatgtgtgcatgcatatatatatatatatatgtgtgtgtgtgtgtgtgtgtgtgtgtgtgtacgcacgtgtatgtgtttgtatgtgtgtgtatgtatgtgtgcatgcatttgtatgtgcgtgtatgtgtgcatgtatctgtgtatatacagATATCTGTtcatgcacgtatgtgtgtgtatatgtcacatgtgtgtgtggtgtgtgtgtgtatgtgtgtgtatatggcacatgtgtgtgtgtgtgtgtgtgtgtgtgtagtgctgtGTATAAATCAGAGGACTTttaggagtcagctctctccttccttccaccttGGAGCGCAGCCATGGAACTGAATTCTTGCAAGCCTTCAAGTGCCCTTAGCCAcaggagccatcttgctggctctggCCTATATAAttctggatcctcctgcctcagcttcctggaacAGCAGGCATGCACCATGCTTGGCTGTCTGGCACAGCTCTGCACCATCCCACCACCTCAGCTAGCCTTCCCCACAAACCCTTGTAAAATGGCGACCTGCTGTGGACTTGACAGTCCTAGGCCCCTCCTACtgtctgttccttctgtttccttccgGGGTGTGCACTGTACCTTAACTAACTGAGctcccgggggtggggtgggggccttTGGCCCCTGGAGGACTGACCCTACGTCTCTGTGAAATGCCCGGTCTGCCGCCGCCGCCAAATGAGTAGAAACATCTGGCCAGCATTGCTCCCTGCTGCGCGCGGGCCTCTCACACTCGTTGTCACTGTCCTCCTGGCTCTGTCAGCCCGCCTTCTCTCACATGGCTTCCCTCCACTCCAGTCTGCTCTGGCTGCATCGCTCGCGCCCCTGCATGCTGGGACGCCACCCTCTGTGTGGGGTACACTTCCTCGGCTGCTCTCTGCAAATAAAGTTTCCCTGGCAACTGAATCCTGTGCTCCGTGCTCCGGCTCTGTTCATTTGGgaaagagtgggggggggggggggggggggcatgagaCAGAGACAccctgagagacagagaagtcAAAGAGCCAAGTGGTGCTTGGGTAAGGACCCCTATTGGACCACTCTTATATGGAATCTGTGATGGTGGGTATTGAAATATTGTTTGGGTAGCtgttcaactttctttttttttggggggggggtggtttcaagacaggttttctctgtgtagccctggctgtcctggaactcactctgtagaccaggttggcctccaactcagaaatccgcctgccttctctgcttcctaagtgctgggattacaggcgtgcatcaccactgcctggcctcaacttttaattttaaatatcattaatCACTATAAGTTCATGTGGCCACATGCCTGTAGAGACAAAGGGCACCTTGCTGCAAAAGTTGGTCTGTCATGTTGATGGACTTAGGGGCAGGctcctttacccgctgagccatctcgcctgcccagttttcatatttttgttctggtttagTTTCTACCACACAAAGTTTTGctctgtagccatggctggcccgaaactcactgtggagaccagggtggcttcaaaatcagagatctgcctgcctctacctcccaatgttacaattaaaggcatgcactgccaaactcattaaaaaaaaaatagctagtttaatttcatgtgcattggcGTTGCcttcctgtatgtctgtgtgagggtgtcgaatcccctggaactggagttatactcagttgtgagctgccatgtgggggccgggaattgaacccgggtcccctggaagagcagcagccagtgatcttaaccactgagtcatctctccagtccccttcctttctcttcttttctcttctcttttctttccttcttccttccttccttcctttcttttttcttccttcctttctccttccttccttccttccttccttcctttctttccttctttctttctttttgacatGATTTCACATAGGGcaagctgcccttgaactctctatgtagctgaggatgatcttcaacccctcatcctcctgtctccactcctcaggcatgctgggatcacaggcatgctgGGTTTACGCAGTGCTAGGATTCGAACTCTGGGCTTCATGTGTGCTAAACCCACACTGCACCAGCGAAGCTGCATCCTCAGTCCCAAGAGCTGCTGATTGCTAAGAATATTCTTTATTCTACCCAGTCAGAGTCTGTGTGGCCCCAATGTCATGAAAAACGTAGTCGGGGACATGTCCGGTTGGTGAAGTGCTGGCCACGAAAGCATGGAGACCCGCGTTCGAACAATTTTAAGGGCATCCTTAAAAAAATCCTTGcactagccaggcggtggtggcacacacctgtaatcccagcactctgggaggcagaggcaggcagatttctgagttctaggccagcctggtctacagagtgagttccaggacagccggggctatgcagagaaaccctgtctcgaaaaaaccaaaaataaccaaaataaataaataaattccttgCACTAAGgatggagagacaggcagacatctGAGGTTCCCTGGCCTTCCAGCGTAGCCTCTTTGAGTCCTAGGTCCCGGAgaatgaccctgtctcaaaaggcaagGCCGCTCATGGCATTTTGCGGGAGATAACATTTTGTGTATATTGTGTCTGAGTGTTTGAGCCTGTGATTGCCTGAGAGATCtaagtgtgcatgtgcacgcgtgCCTGCATGCGTGTGCCCGTGTGCACACGCTTGTGTCAGCACGGCTGGGTAAGGAAGGTCAGACAGGAGCCCCAGCCAGTCCTCAACCATCTGGTTCCTCTCTCCTTcttacctcccccctcccccacccaccccagcccctTCCTGGCATCCACCATGTTTGCAAACACGCTGTCTTCCTCTCTGTGCCCTGCTTGGCTGCAGGCCCAGACCAAGGCTACAACTCAGGAGTGGATCATGTGTCACTGGCTCCCAAGCTCCTGCCTGCACACACCCCCAGTGTCCCTGCTGTGGCTACGAGGTGCTGCCTGGTAGGGGGCTGGCAGACCATGTGTGTCTACGTGTGAAATGACCCCCAAGGACCCCTGGACTCTGGGTTCCAGCCAACGGGGTACGGGTGACAGTCGCTATCCTGGGCAGCCAGTGGAGCGCTTGAGAAGAGAGGCTCTTTAGAAAGAATAGATGGGAACAGCGAAGGGGGCGCGCTGTGTCGAGACGTCCCGCCACCTCCTCCGTGGATCTAAAATAGCCTGAGCGGTAAGGCCAAGAATGTGTCCGTAGGCAGGAGGTGCTGGGATGGGGGTGTCGGTGGGTAAGCGAGGACTGGAGAAGGGCAGCGGGGCGCAGGGGCGCCTGTGCATTTGTTAATTGGTGCTGGCAGCTGAGGATTAGCTGGAAGGTGAGAATGACAAGGAACCAAGCTGAGCAGCAGGAGAGGACGGAAGACTCCCAGGGAGGGCGCAAGGGGAAGGACAAGGCTAATTAACAATGCTAACAGCACCATTTCACACCCGCCTGCTCGCCACGCCCCCTGCTCGCTGACTCCTCCTTCTTAGCATGCCAAAGGGGTCCCTGGGATGTTCCACACTTCACGGGTCAGGCTGTGGTGCTGCACAGCAGCGGTAGAGCTGGAGTTAAAATCTCAGAAGCAGTCTCACAGGAGCGGCGGAAGGAGGGGCGTGGATAAGTGTGAGAGCGCATATGTGGCCATAGCCACAAGAGTGTGGGAGGAAGTGAGAATGTTTGCgtgtgagtgtgggtgggtgtgacACACGAGGGTGCAAGGGTGGCCGTAGGAGTCTGCGAGGTGGGAGTGACTGTGGGAGTGTGCATCCACGCGGAAgttaatgtgtgtgagtgtggacgTTAAGCTCAGGGTGTGAGTGCGGATGTGACTATGAAATTGTACTACCGTGTGCAAGAGTCGACATGACCGCGAAAGTGAGTGTGATACGAAATGCGAGGGTAGATGTGAACAAGCGCACAAGTGTGGTAGACGTGAGTACGCGTGAGTATGAGCATCTGGCAACAAGTGTGCATGAGTGAGCATGGAGGTGCCACAACTACTGTAGTCACAATTGTGGTTCTCTGACTGTTCAAGGGCGGGTGCAAATGTGGAAATGTGAAGAATCTGAAGTGAGGGTGTAAGATTGAGTGTACCTGTGAATATGACAGTATTTGTGCGTTCAGAGGTGAGCATGAGTGTGAGGAAGTGACTGTGAACACAAACCGTGTGGACAGATATGAATCTGAGTGTGCCCCAGTGTAGTGTGGGAGCAAATGGGAGTTCGAGGgcacaagtgtgcacacatgcacatgggggTTATTGCTAGGGCTAATGTGATTGTCGGTGTGATTGTGTCTGAGGGTGGGTGCGAATctgagtgtgcacacatacaagagTGATGTGAAAATAAGTGAGTGGTGTGAAAATAAGGGCAAATATGAAGTGTGGATGGGAGTGAAAAGACTACTTCTGTGTGCAGGAGTGTGGACAACAGTGTGTGATGCGATTTGTGTAAGAATGTTCACTTTGTgcgtgagtgtgaatgtgtgtgaacaTGAAGGATGAGTGTGAAGGTAAGGGTGGGTGTGAACATGAAAGGTTGTATGTGCAAGAGTGAACACAGGTGTGTTCACAGTGAGTGTGAATATGATCTCTCCAGGTAAGTGTGAACAGAAGTATAGCCGTGAGTCTGTGGGTGTGAGCATGGGTCTGTTACATTAGTGTACACATGTGGAAGTAGGAGTGAGTGCTGGCTTAATGCGGTCACATGCTCAAAGGTGTGTGTGAACATGAGTATGCCCACGAATCAAAGCATGAATGAAAAGTGTGAGGTACACATGAAGATGAATGCATTTGCGCATGTGTAAGCATGAACAAGTGTGGACATCAGTATGTTGTGTGTTCACGCAGGAGTCCATGTTGTGTGTGCAGGGtcacaaatgtgtgtgtaagGGTCAGCGGGTTTAGTTGTGAATGTGAGTGCGCAGGTGTGTCCACGGGTGTAAACACAGGGGCAGGTACATGGGAGTGAGCGTGAACTTGAGTGTGCAAGAACTTAGTTGTGGACGGGAGTGGTGCGAGTGTGGATAACAAGCTAGTGTGGCATTTCTAAGTACAAATGCAAGGGGCAGCTGCGTGAGCAAGGTATGAATAAGAGAGTAGGTGTGCAAGCATGTGCAAAGGCGGCAGGTGCACTTGGATACGCGTGGGCGTGTGTGAGCTCGGGTTggtagggaaatgggaggggctgCTTAAGTGTGAGGTGGGGTGAGCACAATTATGTTGCCGCGGTGCTCACCCCTCCCTGAGTTGAGGCACCTGATTGATAAAGACCAGAACTGAAGCGGTAAACACTTCAGACCTGGGCGCATGGCCTCCTTCaagggacagagaagtaggagtgtGAGAGGCCGGGCCCTTTGCACACTGGAGCAGGTTTTCACCCTCAGTTGGGGCCAGTAAGAGGGATCAGTGAGGAAAGGTGCTTGCGGCCAAGCCTGATGACAAGTTCCATCCCACGTGGTAAAAaaagagaaccagctcccacaaGTCATCCCCTGACCTCTacatagtggcacatgtgtgtgcaacgcgtgcacacacacacacaccatatatatgtaACTTCCACCAAGGAGCTACACCAGACCCAGCAATTCCACTTCTAGGTAGATGCTCAGGAGACACGACAGGACACAAGGCCACACACGGTACAGAGGAGGTGGATCAGCCTGCGTAAAAACCCGCATCCaggtccccagcacacacatgaccaGCCACGTGCAGCCAGAATGTCCCTTCAGTTCCAGGGCTGGGTACGTGTGGGCAGAGGGACTCCCCAGCCAACCCCTTGGTGAGCTCCAGGGTTAGTGACTGTCTCAAAAGGTTCACAGCGTGCGTGGGCATCCAGACGGTGGATGATGACCTCACAGTGACCAACCCTAAGTGGATTGACAAGTCCTGCAACTGCCTCCTGCCCAAAGTGAACCAGATCAGCTCGGTGACGGAGTCTCTGCAGGCGTGCGAGCTGGCCCAGTTCAGTGGCTGGGGCATGACGGTGTCCCGTCCATCTCCACTGAGGGCTCATTCATCCCCGACCGGCTGGTGAGGCTCTGCGCTGGGCAGTTCAGGCCCGTTGCTGACCTGAGCGCCTGGCCAAGTAGGATCAGAGCTGGCGGGTCCTTCCGGAAGCCCCTGGCCAAGTCAGCCTGGACTGGAGACCCTGGAGCCACCAGATGCTTAGCTCCTCTGTCCCTGACGTGCATCCAGGCGGCTCAAGTGCTTGCCCCTCCCACGTCACTGCTTCCTTAGCCATCTACACCTGACCACCAGGAACCCTActggagaccacacacacacacacacacacacacacacacacacacacacacacacactttgcaatCAAGTCTGAATCATTGTTTCTGTCACCTGACTTCCCGGCTCATCTCTGGAGCCCTCCCGAACTCCAAGAGTAATCTATACGGTGCCGAAGGTCAAGACTCCCTCAGGGATttacatgcaaaaataaaagccacagaagccccatccccccccccccaaacaaaaaccaaaaccggGTAAACCAggtggtggcagcgcacgcctttattcccagcactggagagacagaggcagatagatctgagttcaaggccagcctggtctacagaatgatccaggacagccagggctacacagagaaaccttgggggggcggggggcggagTCACGTGGATTTTTGCCGTTTCTTTAACAGAGAAAGTCAACTGGCCAAAGTGCTGGCTGTTCAGGCCTCGGTGGGGCATCAAATTCACCCTGTCCAActtgaaggaaggagaaagatggTGAgaatgggagggtggggaggggcgcTGGGAGACACGGCTTTCCCGAGGTTCCAGATACGACGACGTGGCCACCGAAGCTGCGCGCGCTCAGGAGAGGTTATCTGCACCGGGCTGGGCCCCATCGCGGATGGATAGTGGAGAGAGGCTCGCGAGCCCCACTCCCCTCTGAATGATGGCTCCTGGTGGTTAATCGTTGAGGGTAGGGAAGGGGAAGTGTCATTTTCTTCAGCATTGCAAGTAGCCACAATTAAATCCagtgagaaaattaaaaacaaacggGAAAATAAGAAAACCAGCTGGGAAGGACGGCTCCAGCAAGAGGGGCAGGGCATGGAGGAGGAAACGGAACGAAAATGACCAAGATTCATTATCCACAAGGATGAAACtcaagttttaatttaaaaaagtggAAAACGATTGAAGAAGGCACCAGGCATGGACCGCGGACTTCCGCACATAACACTTGTGTCCGTCCTCACGTCTACGCACACACATTCAAAGGCTGCACaagcgtgcacacacacgtgctcacAGCAATGTTAGCGGAGAATGGAGACAACTCAAACATCGAGACAAACCAGTGCGTGAGCAGCAGGACTGTGAGGCTCATCGGAGCATGAGAGACTTCCGGTCCGTAGAGCAAGGCATGGGGCACACATCCTCCTTAGCCTCGGAGGCACCGTGAGCCGTCAAAGCAGCAGCCACAGGGAAGCACCCTCAGAAACTGCATTCACAGGAAATATCTAGAGCAGACTGCCGGTCCTCAGAAAGGAACTGGTGAGGGAGGTGGCAGCTGAGGTCCTGGGGCGTCGGTGACTGCTAAGAGCCGTGGATTTCCATTTCTGGGGGTGGCGTGGGCAGGACACATTCTTAGGTGAGATCACAACAGTACTGCAGTTATCTTAACACGCTCACGGCCAggaggctggagaagtggctccgCGGTTGAGAGCATTTGCTGACGGCAGaccggggttcagttcccagaacccaggtggcatcacaaccacccataactcctgttccaggggacctATGCCTTCCTTCTTTGGCTTCT
This portion of the Apodemus sylvaticus chromosome 1, mApoSyl1.1, whole genome shotgun sequence genome encodes:
- the Sbk2 gene encoding serine/threonine-protein kinase SBK2; the encoded protein is MPGKQSEDRAMEVAAVEDGGDEGLGGLTVEELQQGQEAALALEDMMALSAQTLVRTEVEELYEEVRPLGQGRFGRVLLVTHRQKGTPLALKQLPKQSTSLRGFLYEFCVGLSLGTHSAIVAAYGIGIESASSYSFLTEPVLHGDLITFIQPKVGLPQPAAQRCAAQLASALEHIHSRGLVYRDLKPENVLVCDPACQRVKLTDFGHTRPRGTLLRLTGPPIPYTAPELCAPPPLPEGLPIQPSLDAWALGVLIFCLLTGYFPWDQPLVEVDPFFEDFLIWQASGQPQDRPQPWYSLSPAADALLWGLLDPQPRKRNPVSSVKSYLGQPWKQREGEAEELGKELREDGWRGGQEAAKGEQPAC